Proteins from a genomic interval of Zingiber officinale cultivar Zhangliang chromosome 1B, Zo_v1.1, whole genome shotgun sequence:
- the LOC121969741 gene encoding pentatricopeptide repeat-containing protein At2g35130-like isoform X1: MASTTPTTSFSLLRFTIEGIPYSPFAKSRFKIVGLNKTQRQGCKHPNISDAAEISEDVFLDKRGKWRISNPKKLSRKRGGSLRGRGWKYGSGFVDGVFPVLSPMAQQILEFVQKEPDAAKVWAALDTLPATHNVWDDLINVSVQLRLNKQWDPIISVCEWILYKSSFRPDVICFNLLIDSYSQKRQYRKAESIYTDLLEGQCIPTEDTYALLLGAYSRCGFYKKCEAILTEMRQNGTHPSAVVYNAYINGLLKERDTRKAVEIFQRMKSDRCKPSTDTYTMMINLYGKANQSAMALKIFNEMKTEKCKPNICTYTALINAFARDGMCEKAEEIFEELQEAGHEPDVYAYNALMEVYNRAGFPFGSYEIFSLMQHMGCEPDRASYNILVDAFGRAGLHEDAEAAFEELKQQGMTPTMKSHMLLLSAYSRAGNIPKCEAVMNQMHKSGLELDTFALNSMLNAYGRAGRFEKMEEVLMGMEKGPYEGDISTYNILINFFGRAGFFSRMEDVFHSLASKGLKADVVTWTSKMSAYARKKQYRKCLEIFEEMIDAGCYPDGGTAKVLLASCATDEQIEQITTVIRSMHKETRNTFAA, encoded by the exons ATGGCTTCCACCACGCCGACCACCTCCTTCTCCCTGCTCCG GTTTACCATTGAGGGTATTCCATACAGTCCGTTTGCAAAATCAAGATTCAAAATAGTTGGCCTCAACAAAACTCAGAGACAAGGATGTAAGCATCCAAACATTTCTGATGCGGCAGAAATTAGTGAGGATGTTTTTCTTGACAAACGTGGGAAATGGAGAATCTCTAACCCCAAAAAATTGTCCAGGAAAAGGG GTGGTTCACTAAGGGGACGGGGTTGGAAGTATGGATCTGGGTTTGTAGATGGAGTTTTCCCTGTCCTAAGCCCCATGGCTCAGCAGATTCTAGAATTTGTACAGAAGGAACCTGATGCTGCCAAAGTGTGGGCTGCACTTGACACTCTCCCTGCCACTCACAATGTGTGGGATGATCTTATTAATGTGTCAGTTCAACTTCGTCTCAACAAGCAATGGGATCCTATTATATCT GTTTGTGAGTGGATACTATACAAGAGCTCTTTCCGCCCTGATGTCATATGCTTCAACTTGCTTATAGACTCATACAGCCAGAAGAGACAGTATAGGAAGGCAGAGTCGATTTACACAGATCTACTTGAAGGTCAATGCATCCCAACTGAGGATACTTATGCTCTTCTGTTGGGTGCTTACTCCAGATGTGGGTTTTACAAGAAGTGTGAGGCTATCCTTACAGAAATGAGACAAAATGGCACACATCCAA GTGCTGTGGTATATAATGCATACATAAATGGGTTGTTAAAGGAGAGGGACACTAGAAAGGCTGTTGAAATCTTTCAAAGGATGAAAAGTGATCGGTGCAAACCATCAACAGACACATACACAATGATGATTAATCTATACGGGAAG GCTAATCAATCTGCTATGGCCCTAAAGATATTCAATGAAATGAAAACTGAAAAGTGCAAGCCAAATATATGTACATATACTGCTTTGATAAATGCATTTGCGAGAGATGGAATGTGCGAGAAGGCTGAAGAGATATTTGAAGAGCTACAGGAGGCTGGACATGAACCTGATGTTTATGCATACAATGCTCTCATGGAAGTTTATAA TCGTGCAGGTTTTCCATTTGGTTCATACGAGATCTTCTCGCTAATGCAACACATGGGATGTGAACCAGATAGAGCTTCATACAACATTTTGGTTGATGCATTTGGAAGAGCTGGCCTTCATGAAG ATGCAGAGGCCGCATTTGAAGAGCTAAAACAGCAGGGCATGACACCGACCATGAAATCACACATGCTGCTCCTTTCTGCCTACTCAAGAGCAGGAAACATTCCAAAATGTGAAGCAGTCATGAACCAGATGCATAAATCCGGGCTTGAGCTGGACACCTTCGCACTCAACTCCATGCTTAACGCCTACGGAAGGGCCGGTCGgttcgagaagatggaagaagtctTAATGGGAATGGAGAAGGGTCCATATGAAGGGGACATCAGCACTTACAACATCTTGATTAACTTCTTTGGTCGTGCAGGTTTTTTTAGCAGAATGGAAGATGTGTTTCATTCCCTAGCGAGCAAAGGGTTGAAAGCTGATGTAGTGACTTGGACTTCGAAGATGAGCGCATACGCGCGAAAGAAACAGTACAGGAAATGCttggagatttttgaagagaTGATAGATGCTGGTTGTTATCCAGATGGAGGAACTGCAAAAGTGCTGCTTGCCTCTTGTGCTACGGATGAGCAGATCGAACAGATTACCACTGTAATTAGATCAATGCATAAGGAAACAAGAAATACATTTGCTGCATGA
- the LOC121969741 gene encoding pentatricopeptide repeat-containing protein At2g35130-like isoform X2: MAQQILEFVQKEPDAAKVWAALDTLPATHNVWDDLINVSVQLRLNKQWDPIISVCEWILYKSSFRPDVICFNLLIDSYSQKRQYRKAESIYTDLLEGQCIPTEDTYALLLGAYSRCGFYKKCEAILTEMRQNGTHPSAVVYNAYINGLLKERDTRKAVEIFQRMKSDRCKPSTDTYTMMINLYGKANQSAMALKIFNEMKTEKCKPNICTYTALINAFARDGMCEKAEEIFEELQEAGHEPDVYAYNALMEVYNRAGFPFGSYEIFSLMQHMGCEPDRASYNILVDAFGRAGLHEDAEAAFEELKQQGMTPTMKSHMLLLSAYSRAGNIPKCEAVMNQMHKSGLELDTFALNSMLNAYGRAGRFEKMEEVLMGMEKGPYEGDISTYNILINFFGRAGFFSRMEDVFHSLASKGLKADVVTWTSKMSAYARKKQYRKCLEIFEEMIDAGCYPDGGTAKVLLASCATDEQIEQITTVIRSMHKETRNTFAA; this comes from the exons ATGGCTCAGCAGATTCTAGAATTTGTACAGAAGGAACCTGATGCTGCCAAAGTGTGGGCTGCACTTGACACTCTCCCTGCCACTCACAATGTGTGGGATGATCTTATTAATGTGTCAGTTCAACTTCGTCTCAACAAGCAATGGGATCCTATTATATCT GTTTGTGAGTGGATACTATACAAGAGCTCTTTCCGCCCTGATGTCATATGCTTCAACTTGCTTATAGACTCATACAGCCAGAAGAGACAGTATAGGAAGGCAGAGTCGATTTACACAGATCTACTTGAAGGTCAATGCATCCCAACTGAGGATACTTATGCTCTTCTGTTGGGTGCTTACTCCAGATGTGGGTTTTACAAGAAGTGTGAGGCTATCCTTACAGAAATGAGACAAAATGGCACACATCCAA GTGCTGTGGTATATAATGCATACATAAATGGGTTGTTAAAGGAGAGGGACACTAGAAAGGCTGTTGAAATCTTTCAAAGGATGAAAAGTGATCGGTGCAAACCATCAACAGACACATACACAATGATGATTAATCTATACGGGAAG GCTAATCAATCTGCTATGGCCCTAAAGATATTCAATGAAATGAAAACTGAAAAGTGCAAGCCAAATATATGTACATATACTGCTTTGATAAATGCATTTGCGAGAGATGGAATGTGCGAGAAGGCTGAAGAGATATTTGAAGAGCTACAGGAGGCTGGACATGAACCTGATGTTTATGCATACAATGCTCTCATGGAAGTTTATAA TCGTGCAGGTTTTCCATTTGGTTCATACGAGATCTTCTCGCTAATGCAACACATGGGATGTGAACCAGATAGAGCTTCATACAACATTTTGGTTGATGCATTTGGAAGAGCTGGCCTTCATGAAG ATGCAGAGGCCGCATTTGAAGAGCTAAAACAGCAGGGCATGACACCGACCATGAAATCACACATGCTGCTCCTTTCTGCCTACTCAAGAGCAGGAAACATTCCAAAATGTGAAGCAGTCATGAACCAGATGCATAAATCCGGGCTTGAGCTGGACACCTTCGCACTCAACTCCATGCTTAACGCCTACGGAAGGGCCGGTCGgttcgagaagatggaagaagtctTAATGGGAATGGAGAAGGGTCCATATGAAGGGGACATCAGCACTTACAACATCTTGATTAACTTCTTTGGTCGTGCAGGTTTTTTTAGCAGAATGGAAGATGTGTTTCATTCCCTAGCGAGCAAAGGGTTGAAAGCTGATGTAGTGACTTGGACTTCGAAGATGAGCGCATACGCGCGAAAGAAACAGTACAGGAAATGCttggagatttttgaagagaTGATAGATGCTGGTTGTTATCCAGATGGAGGAACTGCAAAAGTGCTGCTTGCCTCTTGTGCTACGGATGAGCAGATCGAACAGATTACCACTGTAATTAGATCAATGCATAAGGAAACAAGAAATACATTTGCTGCATGA